DNA sequence from the Oxalobacteraceae sp. CFBP 8761 genome:
CGACATCTCGCGCAACCGCGCCGGCCACATGCCGACGCTCGACCTCGTGGCCAGCTCGACGCGCCGCGACGTCAACGGCCGCACGGGCAATTCGGGCGACACCAAGAACAATGCGATCGGCCTGCAATGGAGCGTGCCGATCTTCAGCGGCTATGCCGTCACCAGCCGCGTGCGCGAATCGATCGCACTGGAAGACCGCGCCCGCAACGAGCTCGAAGCAACGCGCCGCAATGCAGCGCTGCAGGCGCGCCAGTCGTTCCTGGGCGTGAACAGCGGCCTGGCGCAAGTGAAAGCACTGGAAGCGGCGGAAGTGTCGAGCCAGTCGGCGCTCGAATCGAACAAGCTCGGTTACCAGGTGGGCGTGCGAATCAATATCGACGTGCTCAATGCGCAGCGCCAGCTGTACCAGACCCGCACCGACCTGTCGCGTGCGCGCTATGACGTGATCGTCAATGGCTTGCGCCTGAAAGCGGCGGCAGGTTCGCTGCGCGAGACCGACCTGACGCCAGTGAACAGTTTGCTGGTAGAGTAATTTCTGCTGCATCACGCAAGCCCGGTCGACCATGCAAGTGGCGACCGGGTTTTTTGTTTTACAGCGCCCGCGCCTTGCGCCACTGAATCAGTTCAGCAATCGTCAGGATCGGAAAGTCGCGTTCCGCGGCGAACTGCTCGATCTGCTCGCCGCGCATCATCGTGCCATCGGGGTTCATCAATTCGCACAGCACGGCTGCCGGCTGCAGACCGGCCAGCCGGGCCAGATCGACCGAACCTTCGGTGTGCCCGGCGCGGGCCAGCACGCCGCCTGGCGTGGCGCGCAGCGGGAATACATGGCCCGGGCGCACGACGTCGTCCGGCCGGGCGTCATGCGCGATGGCGGCCCGGATCGTGGTCACGCGGTCGGCGGCCGAGACACCGGTAGTCACGCCATGACGCGCCTCGATCGACACCGTGAACGGCGTGCCGAAGCGGCTGCCGTTGTCCGGCGCCATCGGCGGCAGTTCAAGTGCGCGCACCTTGTCGTCAGGCAGGCACAGGCAGACGATGCCGCTGCATTCGCGGATCATCAGGGCCATGGTGTCACTGGTGATGTGTTCGGCGGCGACGATCAGGTCGGCCTCGTTCTCGCGATCGAAATCGTCGAGCAGGATGACCGGAATGCCGGCGCGCATGGCGTCCAGCGCCGCGGCGATGCGGCCTTCCAGGTCGTGGCTGAAAAGGGTATGGGTAGAAACCAGCATGTGAAACGCTCCTCGCAAAGTGGGCGAAAAACGCATCAGGGCAAAGCGCAGCCGCGCGCCCGTCTGCCCCACGCAAGGCAGGGCAGGCCGGGCGCGTGAACGCGCACATCTTCTTTCATCCGGACTATACCGTCGGCTCTGGCATCGCACCAGATCTGCTGACCCTGCCCGGCATGATGCCGGGCAGGCGCTCGCGGGCTCGACCGTTGCCGGTCATACCGCCGGTGGGGAATTGCACCCCGCCCCGAAGACGTAATGTTGTGTGCCTGCAGGATGCAGGCGCGGCGATTGTAGCAGCGCCGCGCGATCGCTGCAGGCGGCAGGCTTACTTGCTCAGGCCGCCACCGCTGGCGTTGTCGGCGCGTTCGATCAGCTCGACCTTGTAGCCATCCGGATCGGTAATGAACGCGATGACGGTGCTGCCGCCCTTGACCGGGCCTGGCTCGCGCGAGATGTTGCCGCCGGCCGCACGCACCTGATCGCACGTGGCGTAGATGTCAGCGGTGGAGATGGCGATGTGGCCGTAGGCCGTGCCCATGTCGTAGCTGTCGGTGCCCCAGTTATAGGTCAGCTCGAGTTCGGCGTGATCGGGATTGCTGCCGTAGCCGAGGAAGGCCAGGCTGTATTTGTACTCGGCGTTCTCGCTCGTGCGCAGCAGTTTCATGCCCAGCACGGTGGTGTAGAAGTCGATGGAGCGTTGCAGGTCGCCGACCCTCAACATGGTATGCAGGATGCGCATCGTGTGTGCCTTATGTGGTTCGGAAAGACCGTCATTTTATGCCTTTGACGGTTTCCTTGCCGGACAGGGCCCGATGCGCATCCAGTCCCGCTATCAGCTCTCGAGCTTGGCGTCGAGCGTGATGGTGGCGTTCAGCAGCTTCGACACCGGGCAGTTTTCCTTTGCCGTGGTCGCTGCCTTGTCGAAGGCTTCCTGGCTCGCGCCCGGGATCTTCGCGCGCAGTTCCAGGTGAATTGCCGTGATCGAGAAGCCGCCTTCGACTTTTTCCATCGACACGGTGGCCTTGGTGCGCAGTTCGTCGGCGGTCAGGCCGGCCTGGCCGAGCTGGCCCGACAGTGCCATCGTGAAGCAGCCCGCGTGCGCCGCACCGATCAGTTCTTCGGGGTTGGTGCCTGGTGCATCTTCAAAGCGGGTGTTGAAGCCATATGGCTGGTCCTTCAGTGCGCCGCTACCGGTCGACACCTGGCCCTTGCCATCCTTGATGCCACCACTCCATACTGCGCTGCCGTCGCGTTTGATTGTCATGTTTTATTTCCTTTCGTTGGTGTTGTCAGTATCGTCGTCTTCGCTTGCCTCGGGTGCCGGTTCGGCCTCGTGGTCGCGCATGTCGCGATGGCGGTCCGGCAGCGGGGTGGCCTGGCCACTCGCGCCGGGTGCGGCGTTGACCGCCTCGGAAATGCCCGGCGTGCCGCGTGCTTCGGTATCGATCAGGCCTTGTTCGAGGTCGCTTGCTGCCTGCTTCATGATGCCGCGTGGCTCGGTATCCTGGCCATCCGGCGTTTCATCGCGTTCGTGCGGCTGGCGTTTGACGCCATCGTTGCCCATCGGTTCGTCCGTATTCACGGCGCGGTCTTTTGCGTTGGTCGCCATCGCGATCTCCTTTTGTATTTTCGTCATCCTCATCCTAACTGCCCACGCCCAAAACGGTCGCTCAATTGAACTTTGTAAATATGATGCTTTTTTGCAATTACTTGGCTAAGATAGGATTTTGAACGTCTTGACGGAATATGCACCGTGACGCCTGACACCCTGCCGCAGCACGCCACCTCAGTCTGCAAGAACTGCTGCGCCGCCACTGATGGAAACTATTGCCATCAGTGCGGCCAGGCCACGCACCTGCACGTGCCGAGCGCGCGCGAGTTCCTGCACGAATTCATTGCGCACTACGTGGCGCTGGAAGGCGCGCTGTGGAAATCGCTTGGCGGGCTGATCTTCAAGCCGGGCTTTCTCACCTGCGAATATATTGAAGGCCGGCGCGCGCGCTACCTGCAGCCGCTGCGCCTGTATCTGACGTTCAGCATCATCTTTTTTGCGCTGTTCAAGTTCAGCGGGATGGAAGT
Encoded proteins:
- a CDS encoding OsmC family protein, coding for MTIKRDGSAVWSGGIKDGKGQVSTGSGALKDQPYGFNTRFEDAPGTNPEELIGAAHAGCFTMALSGQLGQAGLTADELRTKATVSMEKVEGGFSITAIHLELRAKIPGASQEAFDKAATTAKENCPVSKLLNATITLDAKLES
- the ribB gene encoding 3,4-dihydroxy-2-butanone-4-phosphate synthase, coding for MLVSTHTLFSHDLEGRIAAALDAMRAGIPVILLDDFDRENEADLIVAAEHITSDTMALMIRECSGIVCLCLPDDKVRALELPPMAPDNGSRFGTPFTVSIEARHGVTTGVSAADRVTTIRAAIAHDARPDDVVRPGHVFPLRATPGGVLARAGHTEGSVDLARLAGLQPAAVLCELMNPDGTMMRGEQIEQFAAERDFPILTIAELIQWRKARAL
- the gloA gene encoding lactoylglutathione lyase, translated to MRILHTMLRVGDLQRSIDFYTTVLGMKLLRTSENAEYKYSLAFLGYGSNPDHAELELTYNWGTDSYDMGTAYGHIAISTADIYATCDQVRAAGGNISREPGPVKGGSTVIAFITDPDGYKVELIERADNASGGGLSK